Proteins encoded together in one Deinococcus multiflagellatus window:
- a CDS encoding DUF4127 family protein produces MRALLPLALLLSFGSAHAQTLLPLDSRPATRVLPALVAGLRGANVQVPPATLLGTATTGADPAALGAWLQAQPNTGPLIAALDALAYGGLVQSRTSPLSAEEALARLAPLRTWQARTGQSVYAFITLPREPDATNRARNLAVVRAVMGWAREGLLKELHVTWDDALPGSPAPGEGAALAQEAPDNVRVYPGADEVLSMLAARALAPEAATVRLEYSDPKAAQAVMKYEGIPLTQSALNHAQGAGFTVVDSRADLTLYVYNGGDPRRAALRVSALLRQGPVAVADVAQVNLGNTRFWGDLRTLRQHANLRALAAWGTPGNNLGSALAHAKLSLRGADPIRQDALLAREFANDVIYSAQVRARLRAQIPEAQLNTPEGQAALKQAAEGFFPLRVGNTYTLDDAELPWGRSFEWDFTLEEKK; encoded by the coding sequence ATGCGCGCCCTGCTGCCCCTGGCCCTGCTGCTGTCCTTCGGGTCGGCCCACGCCCAGACCCTGTTGCCGCTGGATTCCCGCCCCGCCACCCGGGTGCTGCCCGCGCTGGTGGCGGGCCTGCGCGGGGCGAACGTGCAGGTGCCGCCCGCCACGCTGCTGGGCACCGCCACCACCGGGGCCGACCCGGCGGCGCTGGGCGCGTGGCTGCAGGCCCAGCCAAACACCGGCCCCCTGATCGCCGCGCTGGACGCCCTGGCCTACGGCGGACTGGTTCAGTCGCGCACCAGCCCCCTGAGCGCCGAGGAGGCCCTGGCACGGCTGGCGCCCCTGCGCACCTGGCAGGCGCGCACCGGGCAGTCGGTGTACGCCTTTATCACCCTGCCGCGCGAGCCGGACGCCACCAACCGCGCGCGCAATCTGGCGGTGGTGCGCGCGGTGATGGGCTGGGCACGCGAGGGCCTCCTGAAGGAACTGCATGTGACCTGGGACGACGCCCTGCCCGGCAGCCCCGCCCCAGGTGAGGGGGCCGCCCTGGCCCAGGAGGCGCCGGACAACGTGCGCGTCTACCCCGGCGCCGACGAGGTGCTGAGCATGCTGGCCGCCCGCGCCCTGGCCCCGGAAGCGGCCACCGTGCGCCTGGAATACAGCGACCCCAAAGCCGCGCAGGCGGTCATGAAATACGAGGGCATTCCGCTGACCCAGAGCGCGCTGAACCATGCCCAGGGCGCCGGGTTTACGGTGGTGGACAGCCGGGCCGACCTGACCCTGTACGTGTACAACGGTGGCGACCCGCGCCGGGCGGCCCTGCGGGTGAGTGCGCTGCTGCGCCAGGGGCCCGTGGCCGTGGCGGACGTGGCGCAGGTGAACCTGGGCAACACCCGGTTCTGGGGCGACCTGCGCACCCTGCGCCAGCACGCCAACCTGCGCGCCCTGGCCGCCTGGGGCACCCCGGGCAACAACCTGGGCTCGGCCCTGGCCCACGCCAAGCTCAGCCTGCGCGGCGCCGACCCCATTCGCCAGGACGCCCTGCTGGCGCGCGAATTCGCCAACGACGTGATCTACTCCGCCCAGGTGCGCGCCCGGCTGCGGGCCCAGATTCCCGAAGCGCAACTGAACACCCCCGAAGGGCAGGCCGCGCTGAAGCAGGCCGCCGAAGGCTTTTTTCCGCTGCGCGTGGGCAACACCTACACCCTGGACGACGCCGAACTACCCTGGGGCCGCTCCTTTGAATGGGATTTCACCCTGGAAGAGAAAAAGTAG
- a CDS encoding ABC transporter permease, whose product MKAADLWRLAWRGLTRRRVRTLLTALGITVAVASMVIFLSLGEGIRKVFVSELGGIGPDIQVSLTPLSQGMSLHPNLPQSTVADLQRLAPELGIQSVTPVIMAVRGSLDPTQSAVLYGLPAGGQGIAAVFPSAAVARGRTLQASDNAAGAAVVGAKAAQNLRLDLGSRLNLNRRSSVKVVGVLAPESGLVDNFIFLPLDTLQRSEGAQNRVSLVAVKLQNPREARAVATQIAQKLDLEAATQSDFLSFIERALRISDAVRFGISLIALIVGGLAVANTVMMGVFERTREFATLRAIGARPAFVRALVLTESLLLSLAGGVFGVLLGLVGIVVVNLYTQQLAGIDAAALTPRLTLLALGISFLLGLLSGLLPARSASRLSITEALGRV is encoded by the coding sequence ATGAAGGCAGCTGACCTCTGGAGACTCGCGTGGCGGGGCCTGACCCGGCGCCGGGTGCGGACCCTGCTCACGGCGCTGGGCATCACGGTGGCCGTGGCCAGCATGGTGATTTTCCTGTCGCTGGGCGAGGGCATCCGCAAGGTGTTCGTCTCGGAACTGGGCGGCATTGGCCCGGATATTCAGGTCAGCCTGACCCCGCTGTCGCAGGGCATGTCGCTGCACCCCAACCTGCCGCAAAGCACCGTGGCTGACCTGCAGCGCCTGGCCCCGGAGCTGGGCATTCAGAGCGTCACCCCGGTCATCATGGCCGTGCGCGGCAGCCTGGACCCCACCCAGAGCGCGGTGCTCTACGGCCTGCCGGCCGGCGGGCAGGGCATTGCCGCCGTGTTTCCCAGTGCGGCGGTGGCCCGGGGCCGCACCCTGCAGGCGAGTGACAACGCGGCGGGCGCGGCGGTGGTGGGGGCCAAGGCCGCGCAGAACCTGCGGCTGGACCTGGGCAGTCGCCTGAACCTCAACCGCCGCTCCAGCGTGAAGGTGGTGGGCGTGCTGGCCCCCGAATCCGGGCTGGTGGACAACTTCATCTTCCTGCCGCTGGACACCCTGCAGCGCAGCGAAGGCGCCCAGAACCGCGTGTCGCTGGTGGCGGTCAAGTTGCAAAATCCCCGCGAGGCCCGCGCGGTGGCCACCCAGATTGCCCAGAAATTGGACCTCGAAGCCGCCACGCAGTCCGATTTCCTCAGCTTCATTGAGCGCGCCCTGCGCATCAGCGACGCAGTGCGTTTCGGCATCTCCCTGATTGCCCTGATCGTGGGCGGGCTGGCGGTGGCGAACACTGTCATGATGGGCGTCTTCGAGCGCACCCGTGAATTTGCCACCCTGCGCGCCATCGGTGCCCGCCCGGCCTTTGTGCGCGCGCTGGTGCTCACCGAATCGCTGCTGCTGTCGCTGGCTGGTGGGGTCTTTGGGGTGCTGCTGGGGCTGGTGGGGATTGTGGTCGTGAATCTGTACACGCAGCAGCTGGCGGGCATTGACGCGGCGGCCCTGACCCCGCGCCTGACGCTGCTGGCGCTGGGCATTTCCTTCCTGCTGGGGTTGCTCTCGGGCCTGCTGCCCGCGCGCAGCGCCAGCCGCCTGAGCATCACTGAAGCGCTGGGGCGGGTCTGA
- a CDS encoding ABC transporter ATP-binding protein, with translation MTVPASAHPLTLRVQDLSRVYPSGDGQVQALAPFTHTFAPGLTAVVGPSGSGKSTLLNLLAGFDTPTSGHVEVGGTNLTALPEAARADFRLAHYGFVFQNHNLVGILSAQENVEFPLALAGRPPRERRERARELLALVGLERRAGHLPGQLSGGEAQRVAIARALVGNPGVLLADEPTGNLDTRTGERVLELLRGAAGQGRTVVLITHDRDIAAQADHHLNVRDGAVTPG, from the coding sequence ATGACGGTGCCTGCCTCCGCCCACCCCCTGACCCTGCGCGTGCAGGACCTGTCGCGTGTGTACCCCAGTGGCGACGGGCAGGTGCAGGCCCTGGCCCCCTTCACCCACACCTTTGCCCCCGGTCTGACGGCGGTGGTGGGTCCCTCGGGCAGTGGCAAAAGCACCCTGCTGAACCTGCTGGCGGGCTTTGATACCCCCACCAGCGGGCATGTGGAGGTGGGCGGCACCAACCTCACCGCCCTGCCCGAAGCCGCCCGCGCCGATTTCCGGCTGGCGCATTACGGCTTTGTGTTCCAGAACCACAACCTTGTGGGCATTCTGAGCGCGCAGGAGAACGTGGAGTTCCCGCTGGCCCTGGCCGGGCGCCCGCCCCGCGAGCGCCGGGAGCGCGCGCGCGAACTGCTGGCCCTGGTGGGCCTGGAGCGCCGCGCGGGCCACCTGCCCGGACAGCTGTCGGGCGGTGAAGCGCAGCGGGTGGCGATTGCCCGCGCCCTGGTGGGGAATCCCGGCGTCCTGCTGGCCGACGAACCCACTGGCAACCTCGACACCCGCACCGGCGAGCGCGTGCTGGAGCTGCTGCGCGGCGCGGCCGGGCAGGGGCGCACCGTGGTCCTGATCACCCACGACCGCGATATCGCCGCCCAGGCCGACCACCACCTGAACGTGCGC